A genome region from Haloarcula ordinaria includes the following:
- a CDS encoding DUF5789 family protein — translation MIDMEYSDTEQIVIDRIEFPATHATVIEQIGTIEITAPSGGSVTIQEILDPVEDENFPTADALYTAIVGNLDDTFIGRKYYDDRGGTAFGTEAEDESTVSF, via the coding sequence ATGATAGATATGGAATATTCAGATACAGAGCAGATTGTCATTGACAGGATCGAGTTCCCAGCGACGCACGCGACCGTGATTGAACAGATCGGTACTATCGAAATAACAGCACCCTCCGGCGGCTCGGTAACTATTCAAGAAATTTTAGACCCAGTCGAGGACGAGAATTTCCCGACCGCAGACGCCCTTTACACCGCAATCGTCGGTAATCTTGATGATACATTTATTGGACGCAAATATTATGATGACCGAGGCGGCACGGCATTCGGAACTGAGGCGGAGGATGAATCGACTGTCTCATTCTGA
- a CDS encoding sodium:calcium antiporter: MFQSVDVFSIPLLNLGLLLGAFALLLGGAEIFTNSIEWFGHHLGVSESATGSILAAVGTALPETMIPVIAIISVIIGRGDQAAADEIGVGAILGAPFMLATIAMALIGVTVLYFGSRRTAGSLLEANVPSLRRDLSFFLAGYSFAVVAAFVPSRRLRVGIALGLVILYVVYVRQTLSAGQLIKGEDLDQLHLKGLLTEGKRPFPAFGSGFVPVDEPPLWMVVTQTAFGLLVIIAGAHLFVTEVAFFSSEVLGVPAALVALLLAPLATELPEKFNSGIWISEGKDTLAIGNITGAMVFQGTLPVTLGILFTTWDLGVSWGTIGFLNTLSAVLALLGGGMVLLRTQVMSSNRMRPLPFLVAGLLYVVFITVVIYHVVVLGVAANH, translated from the coding sequence ATGTTTCAATCGGTAGACGTTTTCTCGATCCCGCTGCTAAACCTCGGTTTGCTCCTCGGTGCATTTGCCCTTCTCCTCGGTGGGGCGGAGATTTTCACGAATTCAATAGAGTGGTTCGGTCACCACCTCGGCGTGAGCGAGAGCGCCACAGGGAGCATATTGGCCGCTGTCGGGACGGCGTTACCCGAAACGATGATCCCCGTTATTGCCATCATCTCGGTGATCATTGGCCGGGGTGACCAGGCCGCTGCCGACGAGATCGGCGTCGGAGCCATCCTCGGCGCACCGTTTATGCTCGCCACGATAGCGATGGCGCTGATTGGCGTGACTGTCCTCTATTTCGGCAGCCGGCGCACCGCTGGTTCGCTTCTCGAAGCTAACGTGCCGTCACTCCGACGTGACCTCTCGTTTTTCCTGGCTGGGTATTCGTTCGCAGTAGTGGCGGCATTCGTTCCATCTCGTCGTCTTCGCGTTGGTATCGCCCTCGGACTTGTCATACTGTATGTCGTGTACGTCAGGCAGACGCTCTCCGCGGGCCAACTCATCAAGGGAGAAGACCTCGATCAATTGCATCTCAAAGGATTGCTGACAGAGGGTAAACGACCGTTCCCGGCGTTCGGATCAGGATTCGTTCCTGTCGATGAGCCCCCGTTGTGGATGGTGGTCACTCAGACTGCGTTCGGACTTCTCGTGATCATTGCCGGGGCTCATCTGTTTGTGACTGAGGTAGCGTTCTTCTCATCCGAAGTGTTGGGCGTTCCAGCGGCACTGGTTGCGCTCCTGTTGGCCCCGTTGGCCACCGAACTTCCGGAGAAATTCAATTCCGGGATCTGGATCAGTGAGGGGAAGGATACCCTCGCGATCGGCAATATCACGGGCGCGATGGTGTTTCAGGGCACCCTACCGGTGACACTCGGTATTCTGTTCACCACGTGGGATCTCGGAGTCTCGTGGGGAACGATTGGATTTCTGAACACGCTGTCAGCGGTCCTCGCGCTACTCGGAGGGGGGATGGTGTTGCTTCGGACCCAGGTCATGTCTTCAAACCGAATGCGTCCACTCCCGTTTCTCGTCGCAGGGCTTCTCTATGTCGTGTTCATCACCGTCGTCATCTACCACGTCGTCGTCCTCGGGGTCGCGGCCAATCACTGA
- a CDS encoding amphi-Trp domain-containing protein has product MAEANDYESEMTASREEIAAVLSSVEDGILAGSIRLGDGTDAVTVAIPEEIDLEIEFEAEDDELSLELELAWPSPEGEESGISPIAEIPEEEDDELSVPSSEGEESGASLIEEIPEEEDDELAVPVGAADASQALARFEVFRDQGEEWRWRLRHRNGNIIATSGEGYTRKHNAWKGLQSVMKNASEAEVTEDPPN; this is encoded by the coding sequence ATGGCTGAAGCAAACGACTACGAGTCCGAAATGACGGCCAGTCGTGAGGAGATAGCAGCCGTACTGAGTAGCGTGGAAGATGGGATTCTAGCTGGCTCCATTCGGCTGGGTGACGGCACAGACGCTGTCACTGTTGCTATTCCCGAGGAGATCGATCTCGAAATTGAATTCGAGGCTGAGGATGACGAGTTGAGTCTGGAACTCGAACTAGCATGGCCCTCTCCAGAAGGTGAGGAATCCGGGATCTCTCCCATCGCGGAGATCCCTGAAGAGGAAGACGATGAACTATCAGTACCCTCTTCAGAAGGCGAGGAATCCGGGGCCTCTCTCATCGAAGAGATCCCTGAAGAGGAAGACGACGAACTAGCAGTGCCCGTGGGTGCCGCCGACGCATCGCAGGCACTGGCCCGGTTCGAAGTCTTCCGTGACCAAGGCGAAGAATGGCGGTGGCGACTCCGTCACCGCAATGGGAACATCATCGCAACCAGTGGCGAGGGGTACACACGCAAACACAATGCGTGGAAAGGACTCCAGAGTGTGATGAAGAACGCATCAGAAGCGGAGGTAACGGAGGATCCTCCGAACTAG